In Streptomyces capitiformicae, one genomic interval encodes:
- the mgrA gene encoding L-glyceraldehyde 3-phosphate reductase, with the protein MYTAHPDRYADMPYRRTGRSGLRLPALSLGLWHNFGPDRPVETQREILRRAFDLGVTHFDLANNYGPPPGSAESAFGEALKADFAAYRDELIISTKAGYLMWPGPYGEWGSRKYLLSSLDQSLTRMGLDYVDIFYSHRPDPDTPLEETMGALHSAVQQGKALYVGVSNYSAEQTREAARILAELGTPLLIHQPRYSMLDRRPETEGVLDALDELQVGSIVFSPLEQGLLTGRYLDGIPEGSRAASDSPFLNSDAVTEDLVGRLRALDEVAKSRGQTLAQLALAWVLRGGRVTSALIGASSARQVEDCAGSLDNLGFEADELARIDAIIEGKG; encoded by the coding sequence TTGTACACCGCACACCCCGACCGCTACGCGGACATGCCCTACCGGCGCACCGGACGCAGCGGTCTGAGACTGCCCGCGCTCTCGCTCGGCCTGTGGCACAACTTCGGCCCCGACCGGCCTGTCGAGACGCAGCGCGAGATCCTGCGCCGCGCCTTCGACCTGGGCGTCACCCACTTCGACCTCGCCAACAACTACGGCCCGCCGCCCGGCTCCGCCGAGTCCGCGTTCGGCGAGGCCCTCAAGGCCGACTTCGCCGCGTACCGCGACGAGCTGATCATCTCCACCAAGGCGGGCTACCTGATGTGGCCCGGCCCGTACGGCGAGTGGGGCTCGCGCAAGTACCTGCTCTCCTCGCTCGACCAGAGCCTTACGCGGATGGGCCTCGACTACGTCGACATCTTCTACTCGCACCGCCCCGACCCGGACACTCCGCTGGAGGAGACGATGGGCGCGCTGCACTCGGCGGTGCAGCAGGGCAAGGCGCTGTACGTCGGCGTCTCCAACTACTCGGCGGAGCAGACCCGTGAGGCCGCCCGCATCCTGGCCGAGCTGGGCACCCCGCTCCTCATCCACCAGCCGCGCTACTCGATGCTCGACCGGCGCCCCGAGACCGAGGGGGTGCTCGACGCCCTCGACGAGCTCCAGGTCGGCTCCATCGTTTTCTCCCCGCTGGAGCAGGGCCTGCTGACCGGCCGTTACCTCGACGGCATCCCGGAGGGCTCGCGCGCCGCGAGCGACAGCCCGTTCCTGAACTCCGACGCGGTCACCGAGGACCTCGTGGGCCGGCTCCGCGCCCTGGACGAGGTCGCCAAGTCGCGCGGCCAGACCCTGGCCCAGCTCGCCCTCGCCTGGGTGCTGCGCGGCGGCCGGGTGACCTCCGCGCTCATCGGTGCGAGCAGCGCCCGCCAGGTCGAGGACTGCGCCGGCTCCCTCGACAACCTCGGCTTCGAGGCGGACGAGCTGGCCCGCATCGACGCGATCATCGAGGGCAAGGGCTGA